In Enterobacter sp. 638, a single window of DNA contains:
- the ydeE gene encoding efflux MFS transporter YdeE, whose amino-acid sequence MKPSLRRSTAALLASSLLLTIGRGATLPFMTIYLTRVYNMSVENIGYALTIALTIGVVFSMGFGILADKFDKKRYMLISILAFIAGFVAIPLVDNVTLVVVFFALINCAYSVFSTVLKAWFSDVLTSSEKARVFSLNYSFLNIGWTIGPPIGTLLVMYSLQLPFWLAAFCAALPLVFIQFYVQKSVAADAEHAPVPWQPSVLLRDKALFWYTLSGLLASYVGGSFASCISQYVLAADYDSDFAQKVVAVVLPVNAAVVVSLQYLIGRRITASNIRPLMALGTLFFVLGLGGFMFSGSNLIYWGIAAAVFTVGEIIYAPGEYMLIDNIAPPGMKASYFSAQALGWLGAAANPMITGIILTHLPHWSLFAVMMAAIVIAWLMILRGMSVKTWQEEPKTA is encoded by the coding sequence ATGAAACCATCTCTCAGGCGCTCAACCGCAGCGCTGCTGGCGTCGTCATTATTATTAACAATCGGTCGTGGTGCGACGCTCCCGTTTATGACCATCTATCTCACCCGTGTTTACAACATGAGCGTCGAGAATATTGGCTATGCCCTGACGATCGCGCTGACGATTGGCGTGGTTTTCAGCATGGGGTTTGGCATCCTTGCGGATAAGTTTGATAAAAAACGCTACATGCTGATATCGATTCTGGCCTTTATCGCCGGGTTTGTGGCCATTCCGCTGGTGGATAACGTCACGCTGGTGGTCGTGTTCTTTGCCCTGATCAACTGCGCCTATTCCGTGTTCTCCACGGTGCTGAAAGCCTGGTTCTCGGATGTGCTCACATCGTCCGAGAAAGCGCGCGTATTTTCGCTCAACTACAGTTTCCTGAATATTGGCTGGACGATTGGCCCGCCAATAGGCACCTTGCTGGTGATGTACAGCCTGCAATTGCCGTTCTGGCTGGCGGCTTTCTGCGCCGCGCTGCCGCTGGTATTCATTCAATTTTATGTGCAGAAAAGCGTGGCTGCCGACGCCGAACACGCCCCTGTGCCGTGGCAGCCTTCGGTACTCCTGCGTGATAAAGCGTTGTTCTGGTATACCCTGTCTGGGCTTCTGGCGTCGTACGTCGGCGGGTCGTTTGCCAGCTGTATTTCCCAGTACGTTCTCGCGGCAGATTACGACAGCGATTTCGCCCAAAAGGTGGTTGCAGTAGTACTCCCGGTGAATGCCGCGGTCGTGGTATCGCTGCAATACCTCATTGGACGCAGAATCACGGCCAGCAATATTCGCCCTTTGATGGCACTCGGCACACTGTTTTTTGTCCTGGGTCTGGGCGGATTTATGTTCTCCGGCAGCAACTTGATCTACTGGGGGATAGCGGCAGCGGTCTTTACCGTGGGGGAAATTATCTATGCACCGGGCGAATACATGCTGATCGATAACATCGCCCCGCCGGGCATGAAAGCCAGCTATTTTTCCGCGCAAGCGCTGGGGTGGCTTGGTGCTGCGGCGAACCCGATGATCACCGGTATTATTCTGACCCATCTGCCGCACTGGTCATTATTTGCGGTGATGATGGCAGCGATTGTGATTGCATGGCTGATGATTTTGCGTGGAATGAGCGTGAAAACATGGCAGGAAGAGCCGAAAACTGCGTAA
- the zinT gene encoding metal-binding protein ZinT, translated as MAAHLGKFAMTLGALLVSGQLFAHSHGHQMTEAEEKAANGVFEDKDVKDRTLSDWDGVWQSVYPFLLDGSLDPVFKKKAEKDPSKTFAQLKAYYRKGYATDVETIGIENNTMEFHTGKTVASCRYDYSGYKILTYASGKKGVRYLFECKDAGSKAPKFVQFSDHTIGPRQSAHFHLFMGNTSHEALLKEMDNWPTYYPNEMYKNQVVDEMLHH; from the coding sequence GTGGCTGCACATCTTGGAAAATTTGCAATGACGCTGGGGGCGCTGCTGGTGAGTGGTCAACTGTTTGCCCATTCGCACGGGCATCAGATGACCGAAGCGGAAGAGAAAGCCGCGAACGGTGTTTTTGAGGACAAAGACGTCAAAGACCGCACATTATCCGACTGGGACGGCGTCTGGCAGTCGGTTTATCCTTTCCTGCTTGATGGTTCACTGGATCCGGTTTTCAAAAAGAAAGCGGAAAAAGATCCCAGCAAAACATTTGCGCAGCTTAAAGCGTATTACCGCAAGGGATACGCCACGGATGTGGAAACCATTGGTATTGAAAATAATACGATGGAGTTCCATACCGGTAAAACGGTGGCAAGCTGCCGCTACGATTACAGCGGGTATAAGATTCTGACGTACGCATCAGGCAAAAAAGGCGTGCGGTATCTGTTTGAATGTAAAGACGCCGGGTCTAAAGCACCAAAATTTGTGCAGTTCAGCGACCACACAATAGGCCCGCGCCAGTCCGCGCACTTCCATCTGTTTATGGGCAACACCTCGCACGAGGCCTTGCTCAAGGAGATGGATAACTGGCCGACGTATTACCCCAATGAGATGTATAAAAATCAGGTTGTGGACGAAATGCTGCACCACTAA